The following proteins are encoded in a genomic region of Phycisphaera sp.:
- a CDS encoding L-threonylcarbamoyladenylate synthase — protein sequence MDAIAHAAAHLRAGGLVVMPTETVYGLAAVARDADAVGRVFAAKGRPGTNPLIVHAGTLEMARGCCALWPAEADALARAFWPGPLTLVLPRAEWVPDVVTAGGGTVAVRVPRHPVALALIDSVGEPLVAPSANRSGYVSPTRVEHVRGVWSDAEVFVLDGGACEVGLESTVVSVGDDGLRVLRPGVIGAGALERVASVPVLGTEEAGGAVASPGMIGPHYQPRARVVLVRTRDEIDAAMADGHAVVLPPPGDSSGAGVSMPAGALAYARELYAALRGADGAGASVIAVCEPRGEGPVWDAVRERLRRAAAAR from the coding sequence ATGGACGCGATCGCCCACGCGGCGGCGCACTTGCGCGCGGGCGGGCTGGTGGTGATGCCCACCGAGACGGTGTACGGGCTGGCGGCGGTCGCGCGGGATGCTGATGCGGTCGGGCGTGTGTTTGCTGCGAAGGGCCGGCCGGGGACCAATCCGTTGATCGTGCATGCCGGCACGCTGGAGATGGCGCGCGGGTGTTGTGCGCTGTGGCCGGCAGAGGCCGATGCGCTCGCGCGGGCGTTCTGGCCCGGGCCTTTGACGCTGGTGTTGCCCAGGGCGGAGTGGGTGCCCGATGTCGTGACGGCGGGCGGCGGCACCGTGGCGGTGCGGGTACCACGGCATCCGGTGGCGCTGGCGCTCATCGATTCGGTTGGGGAGCCGCTGGTAGCGCCGAGCGCGAACCGATCGGGGTATGTGTCGCCGACGAGGGTGGAGCACGTGCGTGGTGTGTGGAGCGACGCCGAGGTGTTCGTGCTCGACGGCGGGGCGTGCGAGGTGGGGCTGGAATCGACCGTGGTGTCGGTGGGTGATGATGGGTTGAGGGTGCTCAGGCCGGGCGTGATCGGCGCGGGGGCGTTGGAGCGGGTCGCGTCGGTTCCGGTCCTTGGCACCGAAGAAGCGGGTGGGGCGGTTGCCAGCCCGGGGATGATCGGGCCGCACTACCAGCCGCGGGCGAGGGTGGTGCTGGTGCGCACGAGAGATGAGATCGATGCGGCGATGGCAGATGGGCACGCCGTGGTGCTGCCGCCGCCGGGCGATTCGTCGGGTGCTGGTGTGTCGATGCCCGCCGGGGCCTTGGCGTACGCCCGGGAGTTGTACGCGGCCTTGCGCGGGGCGGATGGCGCGGGAGCTTCGGTCATCGCGGTGTGCGAGCCCCGGGGCGAGGGCCCGGTGTGGGACGCCGTCCGCGAGCGGTTGCGGCGGGCGGCCGCCGCGCGATAG
- a CDS encoding TolC family protein yields the protein MIDRASRPCSRCLGGPRRAGFLLGGAAALLVASGCASPLDRGSSATQRALVDQLMIELREARDSGEGVRTFERTPVEIDIDRRFMDDVRSIAGYESYEGVPDEFGPDLLGRPQATAPIELQSAIRSAVEHNFALQFSRLDPVVAEAGVVRAEAAFDWVFFATTQYNSSESEQISSSAFVPSRDERNIWQSSLGLRRQMATGGTLTIQQDFQYTDVLTDNPNLTFTPDPAWQSTLTVRADQPLLRGFGTDVAREGLLLARNTERDSLANLKAQAINTVLETETAYWELFRARHNLRIVQRLLDRGNETQREIRIRADVDADPAEVADADARVQERRQTVIQSQTAVREANDRLKTAMSDPRYPVAGELLLLPADGPVDQAIEYGLFDAYQSALRRRPEIYQALLSLDNTSIRRRVAENGLLPQLDLRAQFAISDLDDTFGDSITNAYGFSRQSWLLGLNFELPIGNRAAEATRNERRIQQYQATIAYQNTVQGVIAEVRTSLRRAKEAFERIGQAQSNRLAAANRVRVLDIQRETIAVNTPERLNLEFQAQERLAAAEQAEIGALVDYMIGIANLHAAMGTALERNGVRFIVPDAGQSEELYGDGRLGPYTYDPDASK from the coding sequence ATGATCGATCGTGCCAGCCGTCCCTGCTCGCGTTGCCTCGGTGGTCCCCGGCGGGCCGGTTTCTTGCTGGGTGGGGCCGCCGCGTTGCTGGTGGCCTCGGGGTGCGCCTCGCCCTTGGATCGGGGGAGTTCCGCGACGCAGCGGGCGCTCGTGGACCAACTGATGATCGAGCTGCGCGAGGCGCGCGACAGCGGCGAGGGCGTGCGAACGTTCGAGCGCACGCCGGTCGAGATCGACATCGACCGACGGTTCATGGACGACGTGCGGTCGATCGCGGGCTACGAGAGTTATGAGGGCGTGCCCGACGAGTTCGGGCCCGATTTGCTGGGCCGGCCGCAGGCCACGGCTCCGATCGAGTTGCAGAGCGCCATCCGCTCTGCGGTCGAGCACAACTTCGCGTTGCAGTTCTCGCGGCTCGACCCCGTTGTGGCCGAGGCCGGCGTGGTGCGGGCCGAGGCGGCGTTCGATTGGGTGTTCTTCGCGACCACGCAGTACAACAGCAGCGAGAGCGAGCAGATCTCGTCCAGCGCGTTCGTGCCGTCGCGCGACGAGCGGAACATCTGGCAGAGCTCGCTGGGCCTGCGGCGACAGATGGCCACCGGCGGCACGCTGACCATCCAGCAGGACTTCCAGTACACCGACGTGCTGACCGACAATCCGAACCTGACCTTCACGCCCGACCCCGCGTGGCAGAGCACGCTGACGGTCCGGGCCGACCAGCCCTTGCTGCGCGGTTTTGGCACCGACGTGGCGCGCGAGGGGCTGCTGCTGGCGCGCAACACTGAGCGTGACTCGCTGGCCAACCTGAAGGCCCAGGCCATCAACACGGTGCTCGAGACCGAGACGGCGTACTGGGAGCTCTTCCGGGCGAGGCACAACCTGCGGATCGTGCAACGGCTGCTCGATCGCGGCAACGAGACGCAGCGGGAGATCCGCATCCGCGCCGATGTTGATGCCGATCCGGCCGAGGTCGCCGACGCCGACGCGCGCGTGCAAGAGCGCCGCCAGACGGTGATCCAGAGCCAGACGGCCGTGCGCGAGGCCAACGATCGGCTGAAGACAGCGATGAGCGATCCGAGGTATCCGGTGGCCGGCGAGTTGCTGCTGCTGCCTGCCGATGGGCCGGTGGACCAGGCTATCGAGTACGGATTGTTCGATGCGTACCAGTCGGCGCTCCGGCGGCGGCCCGAGATCTATCAAGCGCTCTTGAGCCTGGATAACACGTCTATCCGCCGGCGTGTGGCCGAGAACGGGCTGTTGCCCCAGCTCGACCTTCGGGCGCAGTTTGCGATCAGTGACCTGGACGACACGTTCGGCGATTCGATCACGAACGCGTACGGCTTCAGCCGCCAGAGCTGGCTGCTGGGGTTGAACTTCGAGCTGCCGATCGGCAACCGGGCGGCGGAAGCGACGCGCAACGAGCGGCGCATCCAGCAGTACCAGGCGACCATCGCGTACCAGAACACGGTGCAGGGCGTGATCGCCGAGGTGCGCACGAGCCTGCGTCGGGCCAAGGAGGCCTTCGAGCGCATCGGGCAGGCCCAGAGCAACCGCTTGGCGGCGGCCAACCGCGTGCGCGTGCTCGACATCCAGCGTGAGACCATCGCGGTCAACACGCCCGAGCGCCTGAACCTCGAGTTCCAGGCCCAGGAGCGGCTGGCGGCGGCCGAGCAGGCGGAGATCGGCGCGCTGGTCGACTACATGATCGGCATCGCCAACCTGCACGCGGCGATGGGCACGGCGCTGGAGCGCAACGGCGTCCGGTTCATCGTGCCCGACGCGGGGCAGAGTGAGGAACTCTACGGCGATGGCCGGCTCGGGCCGTACACGTACGATCCCGACGCGAGCAAGTAG